A single Cyprinus carpio isolate SPL01 chromosome A20, ASM1834038v1, whole genome shotgun sequence DNA region contains:
- the LOC122149024 gene encoding 40S ribosomal protein S29: MGHQQLYWSHPRKYGQGSRSCRVCSNRHGLIRKYGLNMCRQCFRQYAKDIGFVKLD; encoded by the exons ATGGGCCATCAGCAGCTCTACTGGAGTCACCCGAGAAAATACGGCCAGGGATCCCGATCCTG CCGGGTTTGCTCAAACAGACACGGTCTGATCCGCAAGTACGGACTGAACATGTGCCGTCAGTGCTTCAGACAGTACGCTAAAGACATCGGCTTTGTCAAG CTGGACTAA